The Xylanibacillus composti genome includes a window with the following:
- a CDS encoding ferritin — protein MISEQLLKELNEQMNYEFYSAQVYLAMGAYCAEENYDGFSNFFLVQAEEERFHAMKIFRYIDALGKRAIITGMDHPNNDYESVLQAFEHGYRHEQEVTRRFYRLSDLAYSEREHATIHFLKWFIDEQVEEEALFDGLIQKLKRIENDSNAFFMLDAELANRTFTPPAEE, from the coding sequence ATGATTAGCGAACAGCTGCTGAAAGAATTGAATGAGCAAATGAACTATGAGTTCTACTCTGCGCAAGTGTATCTGGCGATGGGCGCATACTGCGCGGAAGAGAACTATGACGGGTTTTCGAATTTCTTCCTCGTGCAAGCCGAGGAGGAACGGTTTCATGCAATGAAAATTTTCCGTTATATCGACGCATTGGGCAAACGGGCGATCATTACCGGCATGGATCACCCGAATAACGATTATGAATCGGTGCTGCAGGCATTTGAGCACGGCTACCGCCACGAGCAGGAAGTGACGAGAAGGTTCTACCGCTTGTCCGACCTGGCTTACAGCGAGCGCGAGCATGCGACGATCCATTTCTTGAAATGGTTCATCGATGAACAGGTCGAGGAGGAAGCGCTGTTCGACGGACTGATCCAGAAGCTGAAGCGAATTGAGAACGACAGCAATGCGTTTTTCATGCTGGATGCCGAGCTGGCCAACCGGACCTTTACTCCGCCTGCGGAAGAATAG
- a CDS encoding MFS transporter, translated as MQQEKAGQMADPSYDAAQNRNFLNLKAFSFSFYMTMALIISQLPLYFESQGYSKLEIGTLYSIGPLAGIFANLFWGVISDRYNTIKKILMICLAGQFFMVIGMIYHSSFAMLTVIMLFFYFFQTPMNPLNDSQILLTIRNTKKSYASFRMWGSVGFASSSLIFGWLLGLTGAEWTVYLMFATIVVSLILGAPLKERQGTMSKMDFSGIIPVLTSRKFLIFLGLVFVLMLGHRVNDGFLGLYMQERGASNFIVGLAWTFASMSEIPVFFLLSKYGHRFKELPLLGIVGILYCIRFLLTFTVSSPVGIAAVQLMHGVTFGMFLFTALRYLQQIVPDQYKSTGMAVFTVTWVGVAGLISGTVGGWVYDAIDAHTLYVAAIILSAIASVGFFAAHLSRRNAA; from the coding sequence ATGCAACAAGAGAAAGCTGGCCAAATGGCTGATCCATCCTATGACGCAGCGCAAAACCGCAATTTCTTAAACCTGAAGGCCTTCTCCTTCAGCTTCTACATGACTATGGCGCTGATCATTTCGCAGCTGCCGCTGTACTTTGAATCTCAAGGGTATTCCAAGCTTGAAATCGGAACCCTATACTCCATCGGTCCTTTGGCCGGGATTTTTGCCAACCTGTTCTGGGGTGTCATCAGCGACCGGTACAACACGATCAAGAAAATATTGATGATCTGTCTGGCCGGACAGTTTTTCATGGTGATCGGCATGATTTACCATAGCTCCTTCGCCATGTTGACCGTCATTATGCTGTTTTTTTATTTTTTCCAAACGCCGATGAATCCACTGAATGACAGCCAAATTTTGCTGACGATCCGCAACACGAAAAAAAGCTACGCGTCCTTCCGCATGTGGGGCTCCGTCGGCTTTGCGTCCTCCAGCTTGATTTTCGGCTGGCTGCTCGGCCTGACTGGCGCGGAATGGACCGTCTACCTGATGTTCGCAACCATTGTTGTCAGCCTAATCCTGGGTGCGCCATTGAAAGAGCGCCAAGGCACTATGAGCAAAATGGATTTCTCCGGCATCATACCGGTGCTGACGTCCCGCAAATTTCTGATCTTCCTTGGACTCGTCTTTGTCCTCATGCTCGGTCATCGGGTCAATGACGGATTTCTTGGCCTGTACATGCAGGAGCGCGGCGCCAGCAATTTTATCGTCGGTCTCGCGTGGACGTTCGCATCCATGAGTGAAATCCCGGTGTTCTTCCTGCTCAGCAAATATGGACACCGGTTTAAGGAGCTGCCGCTCCTGGGCATTGTCGGCATTCTGTACTGTATCCGCTTCCTGCTTACCTTTACTGTCTCTTCGCCGGTCGGCATCGCGGCGGTTCAGCTGATGCACGGCGTGACCTTCGGCATGTTCCTGTTCACGGCGCTGCGTTATTTGCAGCAAATCGTGCCGGATCAGTACAAATCAACCGGCATGGCTGTGTTCACGGTTACATGGGTGGGCGTTGCAGGCTTGATCAGCGGTACGGTTGGCGGCTGGGTCTACGATGCCATCGATGCCCATACGCTGTATGTCGCCGCTATTATTCTGTCTGCTATAGCCAGCGTCGGCTTCTTCGCAGCGCATCTGTCCCGCAGGAACGCCGCATAG
- a CDS encoding tetraprenyl-beta-curcumene synthase family protein: MLRMYRSILPEVDRQLAYWQEEAERIPDPELRKQALASMRDKRFHCQGGAVYAAMRPEQAHVLIPLIVALQTISDYLDNLCDRSTSMAPEDFRSLHQSMLDAIDPGAALQDYYRYRSEQDDGGYLHRLVRTCQSCICMLPSYSLVMEQLREWVSLYADLQVHKHIRHDARLPALLDWFEQRKDLGTDLRWNEYAAATGSTLGMFTLFALASDKHLAEDAVNRTARAYFPYINGLHILLDYLIDQAEDEAGGDLNFCSYYTSGEETASRIQWFAEQARMQALGLAEPAYHGMVVEGLLALYLSDPKVEGQHNVRQISKRLMKRSPLVRLFFWINSVWIRYKTDRRKSR, from the coding sequence ATGCTGCGCATGTATCGCTCCATCCTGCCGGAAGTTGACCGGCAGCTGGCTTACTGGCAGGAGGAGGCCGAGCGCATTCCAGATCCCGAACTGCGCAAGCAAGCGTTGGCCAGCATGCGAGACAAGCGGTTTCATTGCCAGGGGGGAGCCGTGTACGCCGCCATGAGGCCTGAGCAGGCGCATGTGCTTATCCCGCTAATCGTCGCGCTGCAAACGATAAGCGATTATCTGGACAATTTGTGCGACCGCAGCACTTCGATGGCTCCGGAAGATTTCCGCAGCCTGCATCAGTCAATGCTGGACGCTATCGATCCGGGAGCGGCATTGCAGGACTATTATCGCTATCGGAGCGAGCAGGATGACGGGGGATATTTGCATCGGCTGGTTCGCACTTGCCAGTCCTGCATATGCATGCTGCCCTCTTACTCGCTGGTGATGGAGCAGCTGCGTGAATGGGTAAGCTTGTATGCGGATTTGCAGGTGCACAAGCACATTCGGCATGACGCCAGGCTGCCTGCCTTGCTGGACTGGTTCGAGCAACGGAAGGACTTGGGGACCGATTTGCGCTGGAACGAATATGCAGCCGCAACCGGATCCACATTAGGCATGTTTACCTTGTTCGCATTGGCATCGGATAAGCATCTGGCCGAGGATGCCGTGAACCGAACCGCAAGAGCCTATTTTCCATACATAAACGGACTGCATATTCTGCTCGATTACTTGATTGACCAAGCGGAGGATGAAGCGGGCGGGGACTTGAACTTCTGCAGCTATTATACAAGCGGGGAAGAAACAGCGTCGCGCATTCAATGGTTTGCCGAGCAGGCGCGCATGCAGGCGTTGGGATTGGCGGAGCCGGCTTATCACGGCATGGTTGTGGAAGGCTTGCTGGCCTTATACTTATCGGACCCGAAAGTGGAGGGCCAGCACAATGTCCGTCAAATCTCCAAAAGACTGATGAAGCGAAGTCCGCTAGTGCGGTTGTTTTTTTGGATCAACAGTGTTTGGATACGATACAAAACCGACAGGAGGAAATCGAGATGA
- the pfkA gene encoding 6-phosphofructokinase: protein MTVKSIAVLTSGGDSQGMNAAVRSVVRSALYHGLEVHAVQRGYLGLITDDIRPMDLRSVGDIIQRGGTILQTARCKEFMTLEGQQKGAENLRKRGIDGIVVIGGDGSYQGASKLSQQGIRTMALPGTIDNDIPFTDFTIGFDTAVSIVVDAINKLRDTMTSHERASVVEVMGRHCGDIALYAGLASGAEAILVPEVPYDMDRIAARMKENFEHGKRHSIIVVAEGVGKGDDIARELTERTDMDPRVTVLGHIQRGGSPTHNDRILASRLGDYAVRQLLAGDSGKALGIVKGELTATPIDEVIGAKKPFNKELYDLTLRLSQ, encoded by the coding sequence ATGACCGTAAAATCTATCGCTGTTTTAACTTCCGGGGGTGACTCCCAGGGCATGAACGCTGCCGTGCGTTCTGTCGTGCGCAGCGCCCTGTATCACGGCCTTGAAGTTCATGCTGTGCAGCGCGGCTACTTGGGCCTGATTACCGATGATATCCGTCCGATGGATCTGCGCAGTGTAGGGGATATTATTCAGCGGGGCGGCACGATTCTGCAGACGGCTCGCTGCAAGGAGTTCATGACGCTGGAGGGCCAGCAAAAGGGTGCGGAAAATTTGCGCAAGCGCGGCATCGACGGCATAGTCGTCATTGGCGGGGACGGCTCCTATCAAGGGGCGAGCAAGCTTAGCCAGCAGGGCATTCGCACGATGGCGCTGCCCGGGACGATTGACAATGACATCCCGTTCACCGATTTCACAATCGGATTCGATACCGCTGTCAGCATCGTTGTGGATGCCATCAACAAGCTGCGCGATACGATGACATCGCACGAGCGGGCTTCCGTCGTTGAAGTTATGGGCCGCCATTGCGGCGATATTGCGCTCTATGCGGGACTGGCAAGCGGCGCGGAAGCGATTCTGGTGCCGGAGGTTCCTTATGATATGGACCGAATTGCGGCCCGCATGAAGGAAAACTTCGAGCATGGCAAGCGGCACAGCATTATCGTTGTAGCGGAAGGCGTCGGCAAAGGGGATGACATTGCCAGAGAGCTGACCGAGCGTACGGATATGGATCCGCGGGTAACCGTGCTCGGCCATATCCAGCGGGGCGGTTCCCCTACCCACAACGACCGCATCCTGGCGAGTCGGCTTGGCGATTATGCCGTGCGTCAGCTCTTGGCGGGCGATTCCGGCAAGGCGCTCGGCATTGTGAAGGGCGAGCTTACGGCTACGCCGATTGATGAAGTAATCGGAGCGAAAAAGCCGTTCAACAAGGAGCTGTACGATCTGACTCTGCGGCTTTCGCAATAG
- a CDS encoding DEAD/DEAH box helicase, with protein MKTFQELELEPKVLKAITELGFEEATPIQEKAIPIAMAGRDLIGQAQTGTGKTAAFGIPLINKIPPTEDRIVSLIMAPTRELAIQVAEEIGKLSRFKGLRSLPIYGGQDIGKQIRALKKRPQIIIGTPGRLLDHINRKTIRLDYVQTVILDEADEMLDMGFMDDITSILKLIPEERQTMLFSATMPPNIQKLAQQFLRNPEHVSVVPKQVSAPLINQAYIEVQERQKFDALCRLVDMEAPELAIIFGRTKRRVDELSEALQKRGYSAEGLHGDLSQNQRDTVMRKFRDGSIDVLVATDVAARGLDVSGVTHVINFDLPQDPESYVHRIGRTGRAGKEGVAWTFVTPREIDHLHFIEKVTKHRIMKKPLPSVAEAMEGKQKIMAERILEVVQSDNYQEFKGLSIQLLEQYDSVHLMSAALKLLTGEQNEVEINLTPEDPIRAKKRKPDIRGGNRRYGSSYGGGNRGGKTGGGNRGYRGDGRGGRNERGDRGGSRYAKSGSSNRYGGGDSSFSKESNYR; from the coding sequence TTGAAAACATTTCAGGAACTAGAACTCGAACCCAAGGTACTCAAGGCGATTACGGAGCTTGGATTTGAGGAAGCGACACCCATTCAGGAGAAGGCTATTCCCATTGCAATGGCAGGCCGCGATCTGATCGGCCAGGCACAGACAGGTACAGGCAAAACCGCTGCATTCGGCATCCCGCTGATCAATAAAATTCCTCCGACAGAAGACCGCATTGTTTCGTTGATCATGGCTCCAACCCGCGAGCTCGCCATTCAGGTAGCAGAAGAAATCGGCAAGCTGTCCCGGTTCAAGGGATTGCGCTCGCTGCCGATTTATGGAGGCCAGGATATCGGCAAGCAAATTCGCGCATTGAAGAAGCGCCCGCAAATCATCATCGGTACGCCAGGACGGCTGCTGGATCACATTAACCGCAAGACCATTCGGTTGGACTACGTGCAAACTGTCATTCTGGACGAAGCCGACGAGATGCTGGATATGGGATTCATGGATGATATTACTTCGATCTTGAAGCTGATTCCCGAGGAGCGGCAGACGATGCTGTTCAGCGCAACGATGCCTCCGAACATCCAGAAGCTGGCGCAGCAATTCCTGCGCAATCCCGAGCATGTATCGGTCGTGCCGAAGCAGGTGAGCGCTCCGCTGATCAATCAGGCGTATATTGAGGTGCAGGAGCGCCAGAAATTTGATGCGCTGTGCAGATTGGTCGATATGGAAGCGCCAGAGCTGGCAATCATCTTCGGACGCACAAAGCGCCGTGTGGATGAGCTGAGCGAAGCGCTGCAAAAGCGCGGCTATTCGGCAGAAGGGCTGCACGGAGACTTGTCGCAAAATCAGCGCGATACGGTGATGCGGAAGTTCAGGGACGGCAGCATTGATGTGCTGGTGGCGACAGACGTTGCGGCGCGCGGCTTGGACGTGTCGGGTGTGACGCACGTCATCAACTTTGACCTGCCGCAAGACCCCGAGAGCTATGTGCATCGGATCGGCCGGACGGGGCGCGCAGGCAAGGAAGGCGTGGCCTGGACATTTGTGACGCCGCGCGAGATCGATCACCTGCACTTCATCGAGAAGGTGACCAAGCATCGGATTATGAAGAAGCCGTTGCCAAGTGTGGCTGAAGCGATGGAAGGCAAGCAAAAAATTATGGCGGAACGCATTCTGGAAGTCGTGCAAAGCGATAATTACCAGGAGTTCAAAGGCTTGTCCATCCAACTGCTCGAACAGTATGATTCGGTTCATCTGATGTCTGCGGCTCTTAAGCTGTTGACAGGCGAGCAGAACGAAGTGGAAATTAACCTGACGCCGGAAGATCCGATTCGCGCGAAGAAGCGCAAGCCTGACATTCGAGGCGGCAATCGCCGTTACGGCAGCAGCTATGGCGGAGGCAACCGCGGAGGCAAGACTGGCGGAGGCAATCGCGGCTATCGCGGAGACGGGCGCGGCGGACGCAATGAACGCGGGGATCGAGGCGGCAGCCGTTATGCAAAAAGCGGCAGCAGCAATCGCTACGGCGGCGGGGATTCTTCCTTCTCCAAAGAATCGAATTACCGCTAA
- a CDS encoding ROK family transcriptional regulator: protein MVVQTDGANKRGTPATAKASLIKDINTAAVLGIVREQEMVSRADIAKTCGLTPATVSSIVSDLLELGIVRETGSGTSSGGRKPTMIALNERAWGAIGLDLGPRQIHAGIVDLHGKAVHDEIVPLPADRSEAAILGLMDQVTDRLLKWAASRSMRMVGLGIGAHGLVDPNAGVSLYAPAFQWKQVAVREWFNDRYELPVMVDNDARAMAAGEKWFGAAQQAESFVFLNVGTGIGSGIYLNGQLLYGAHFGAGEIGHIPISDDSQEICYCGKRGCLSTFASGPALEKRARIAVRQGADSLLEQLSAGKPERITGQLIHQAAMQGDELAVRLLRETGEHIGSALAMMVNVVNPDMILIGGGVSEAGEFLFHPIRETVRKEAMAVNTERLSIMPGQLGAVCGVVGAATLLLQEVFAQPKTYLTRGGTLI from the coding sequence ATGGTTGTTCAGACGGACGGAGCCAACAAGCGCGGGACACCAGCAACTGCAAAAGCCTCGCTCATCAAGGATATTAACACCGCAGCGGTTCTAGGCATTGTACGGGAGCAGGAGATGGTCTCGCGAGCAGACATTGCGAAGACGTGCGGACTTACACCGGCTACGGTGTCGAGCATCGTGAGTGATTTGCTTGAGCTCGGGATTGTGAGGGAAACGGGAAGCGGGACATCAAGCGGTGGGCGCAAGCCGACGATGATTGCCCTAAATGAAAGGGCATGGGGAGCCATTGGCCTCGATCTTGGACCTCGCCAGATTCACGCCGGGATCGTCGATTTGCATGGAAAGGCGGTTCATGATGAGATCGTTCCGCTTCCAGCTGATCGATCAGAAGCTGCCATCCTTGGCTTGATGGACCAAGTGACAGATCGCTTGCTGAAATGGGCAGCATCCCGTTCCATGCGCATGGTTGGTCTGGGAATCGGCGCGCACGGGCTCGTCGATCCGAATGCGGGGGTATCCCTGTATGCGCCGGCCTTCCAATGGAAGCAGGTCGCAGTACGCGAATGGTTCAATGATCGGTATGAGCTTCCCGTTATGGTAGACAACGACGCGCGCGCGATGGCAGCGGGGGAGAAATGGTTTGGGGCCGCGCAGCAGGCGGAGAGCTTTGTATTTCTGAACGTTGGAACAGGCATTGGTTCAGGGATTTATCTGAATGGCCAGCTGTTGTACGGCGCGCATTTCGGAGCAGGGGAAATTGGCCATATCCCCATTTCTGATGACAGCCAAGAAATTTGCTATTGCGGCAAGAGAGGCTGCCTGTCGACATTCGCCTCCGGTCCGGCTTTGGAGAAGCGCGCGCGCATCGCTGTGAGGCAGGGCGCAGACAGCCTGCTGGAACAGCTGTCGGCAGGGAAGCCGGAGCGTATTACCGGCCAGCTGATTCATCAGGCGGCCATGCAGGGGGATGAACTCGCCGTTCGCCTATTGCGGGAAACCGGGGAGCATATCGGCAGCGCGTTGGCGATGATGGTGAACGTTGTCAACCCGGATATGATCCTGATCGGAGGCGGCGTATCGGAGGCAGGCGAATTTTTGTTCCATCCTATTCGCGAAACCGTGCGCAAGGAAGCCATGGCAGTCAACACGGAGCGCTTGTCCATCATGCCCGGGCAATTAGGCGCTGTATGCGGCGTTGTAGGTGCAGCCACACTGCTGTTGCAGGAAGTGTTTGCTCAGCCTAAGACATATTTGACTAGGGGAGGAACCTTGATATGA
- a CDS encoding putative glycoside hydrolase: MDILLASLLLLMGNVEEAQPDASFEQLIQASLDSKHAIIAQLPEGNAGKPVLDGGSSSISGESGKSDLLVKLDPQREEAPVVRGIYVTAHSAAGARMESLLQLMDDTELNAMVIDVKDDWGNITYPSENPKLQEMGTTTKIIRDIPALMDTLEEHDIYPIARIVVFKDSIIAKKKPEWSFLRPDGTVWDNGKPHNPESFVNPYLQEVWDYNIEVAKEAAALGFKEIQFDYVRFPEGFETRADKLTYYQDERSRIEAVADFVQYAREELAPLGVRVSVDIFGYAASVPAAEGIGQDFNKISQYVDVICPMVYPSHYSTGWFGQKVPDASPYEVIYGAMADTHTKLEEIGELKPIIRPWIQDFTASWVPGYIPYGKKEVEAQIRAMQEQGIDEFLLWNASNRYTAGVDYDLDPET; encoded by the coding sequence ATGGACATTTTACTTGCTTCACTTCTGCTGCTGATGGGCAATGTGGAGGAAGCGCAGCCTGACGCAAGCTTCGAGCAGCTCATACAGGCATCCCTAGACTCCAAGCATGCGATCATTGCACAGCTTCCGGAGGGAAATGCCGGCAAGCCAGTTCTGGATGGGGGTTCATCCAGCATTAGCGGCGAATCCGGCAAATCAGACTTGCTGGTCAAGCTTGATCCCCAACGGGAAGAAGCCCCTGTAGTGCGAGGCATCTATGTCACTGCTCACAGCGCGGCAGGTGCTAGAATGGAATCGCTGCTGCAGCTGATGGACGATACCGAGTTGAATGCCATGGTCATCGATGTGAAAGACGATTGGGGCAACATTACTTATCCATCAGAAAACCCGAAGCTTCAAGAGATGGGGACAACCACCAAAATTATACGCGACATACCTGCACTTATGGATACATTGGAGGAGCACGACATTTACCCGATAGCAAGGATTGTTGTCTTCAAGGATTCCATTATCGCCAAGAAGAAGCCGGAATGGTCTTTCCTTCGCCCGGACGGCACCGTGTGGGACAACGGAAAGCCGCACAACCCGGAGAGCTTCGTCAACCCGTACCTTCAAGAGGTGTGGGACTACAATATAGAAGTAGCGAAGGAAGCTGCCGCACTTGGCTTCAAGGAGATTCAATTTGACTACGTTCGGTTCCCTGAAGGATTTGAAACAAGAGCGGACAAACTGACCTACTACCAGGACGAACGAAGCCGAATTGAAGCCGTGGCAGATTTCGTGCAATATGCACGGGAGGAGCTGGCACCGCTCGGCGTTCGCGTCTCCGTCGATATATTCGGCTACGCTGCTTCTGTCCCTGCGGCCGAGGGGATCGGCCAGGATTTCAACAAAATCTCGCAATATGTGGATGTCATCTGCCCGATGGTCTATCCAAGCCATTACAGCACGGGATGGTTTGGCCAGAAGGTGCCGGATGCCAGCCCGTACGAAGTCATCTATGGCGCTATGGCAGACACGCACACAAAGCTGGAGGAAATCGGCGAGCTCAAACCGATCATCCGGCCATGGATTCAGGATTTCACAGCTTCCTGGGTGCCGGGTTATATTCCTTATGGCAAGAAGGAAGTCGAAGCGCAGATTCGGGCCATGCAGGAACAAGGCATCGACGAATTTCTGCTCTGGAACGCTTCCAACCGATACACCGCCGGAGTCGATTATGATCTGGACCCGGAAACGTAG
- a CDS encoding multi antimicrobial extrusion protein MatE translates to MDVERTTTVTAGRMAAFFLPLGISASLVTISHVIINGTLARAENPAPIIAAYAIALSFMAIIEKPAVLLRQTCSALVRDKVSFRAMSKVTFGTLAILMLIGAIAAFTPIGGLIFRHVFGVEEQLIGATVDAFRILMFVTLFSGIRCLYHGIIISNMRTKWLTIGMIVRLAAMFLLAQLLLMNDLVRTGQAGAIIFLAGMAIEAAVAFWEGRTLANKLPNRLEEHPVTNTKPILQFYRPFVLSAFISVLVGPAVNIMLGKTVDFTLAVASFALAMSLMHLVNSFFSYVHQLVLNFFQANAALVKRFVAVLSLIPALLLALLGFTSFGNWIVEAMLGAKGELLDGTIQALRVFIILSLAFPWLDYMNGRLMLAGQTRAMVWSQSANIVTTITLLVVLVALFPSWNAMIGAAGQSLGVVAELAVAAYVVRRNERMPRFSRDHRQAQRKQIES, encoded by the coding sequence ATGGACGTAGAGCGAACGACTACAGTAACAGCAGGCCGGATGGCCGCTTTTTTTCTTCCTTTGGGTATTTCGGCAAGCCTGGTAACGATCTCGCATGTCATCATTAACGGCACACTGGCAAGAGCGGAAAACCCGGCGCCTATCATTGCTGCATATGCGATCGCGTTAAGCTTTATGGCCATCATTGAGAAGCCGGCAGTGCTCCTGCGGCAGACTTGCTCCGCGCTTGTCAGGGACAAGGTCTCCTTCCGGGCGATGTCCAAGGTCACCTTCGGCACGCTCGCCATATTGATGCTGATTGGGGCGATTGCCGCTTTTACGCCTATCGGAGGTCTGATCTTCCGGCATGTATTCGGGGTAGAGGAGCAGCTGATCGGGGCAACTGTCGATGCATTCCGCATCCTCATGTTCGTCACGCTGTTCTCCGGCATCCGCTGTCTGTATCATGGCATCATCATTTCCAATATGCGAACGAAGTGGCTGACGATCGGAATGATTGTGCGGCTGGCCGCGATGTTCCTGCTCGCGCAATTGCTGCTGATGAACGATCTGGTGCGTACCGGTCAAGCTGGAGCGATCATCTTTCTCGCCGGGATGGCCATTGAGGCTGCCGTTGCGTTCTGGGAGGGGCGCACACTGGCCAACAAGCTCCCGAATCGCTTGGAGGAGCACCCGGTGACGAATACCAAACCGATCCTCCAATTTTACAGACCGTTTGTCCTGTCCGCCTTCATCTCTGTCCTGGTCGGGCCTGCGGTGAACATCATGCTGGGCAAAACCGTAGATTTCACGTTAGCTGTCGCGTCCTTTGCGTTAGCCATGAGTTTGATGCATCTGGTGAACAGCTTCTTCTCGTACGTCCACCAGCTCGTGCTCAACTTTTTCCAGGCCAACGCCGCCTTGGTCAAGCGGTTCGTTGCAGTGCTAAGCCTGATTCCGGCACTGCTCCTGGCACTGCTCGGCTTCACTTCGTTCGGCAACTGGATTGTGGAAGCCATGCTTGGCGCCAAAGGCGAGCTGCTGGATGGAACGATCCAGGCCCTTCGCGTATTTATCATCTTGTCTCTGGCCTTCCCTTGGCTGGACTACATGAATGGCAGGCTAATGCTGGCCGGGCAAACTCGGGCGATGGTTTGGTCGCAATCGGCGAATATCGTCACCACGATCACCTTGCTGGTCGTGTTGGTGGCGCTGTTCCCTTCTTGGAATGCGATGATCGGGGCAGCCGGACAATCGCTCGGAGTTGTGGCGGAATTGGCAGTTGCAGCCTACGTGGTCAGAAGGAACGAGCGGATGCCGCGGTTTTCCCGAGATCACAGGCAAGCTCAACGCAAACAGATAGAGAGCTGA
- a CDS encoding YitT family protein: MLNKSIPSFIMILGAAILACGFNLFLIPHQMLSGGVSGVSMIIGYWSGFDIAILYFILNLPLLIWGWFVIGKLFIFYSILSVLFTSWFLEWIPVRAVAEDLLLSAVFGGVIVGIGTGISLRFGGSTGGFDILGSILTRQRDFPLGTLLSGLNGIVVIALGYMFNWNDALASMLSIYVGGKVVDTIHIRHVKVTAFIITTCKDAILAKLLQKPRGVTVVHTRGAFSHTEKDMLMTVTTRYELAELRRIIRETDPKAFVNVVPTVGVLGEFRRT, translated from the coding sequence ATGCTGAACAAATCCATCCCCAGTTTCATCATGATTTTAGGCGCGGCCATACTGGCCTGCGGGTTCAATCTGTTCCTCATTCCCCATCAGATGCTGAGCGGCGGCGTCTCGGGGGTATCGATGATTATTGGCTATTGGAGCGGCTTTGACATCGCGATCCTCTACTTCATCCTGAACCTTCCCCTGTTGATATGGGGCTGGTTCGTCATTGGCAAATTGTTTATTTTCTACAGCATCCTCTCGGTCTTGTTCACATCCTGGTTCCTTGAATGGATTCCGGTGCGGGCGGTGGCCGAAGATTTGCTGCTTTCGGCCGTCTTCGGCGGTGTCATCGTCGGGATCGGCACCGGTATCTCGCTGCGCTTCGGCGGGTCCACCGGCGGCTTCGACATTCTCGGCTCCATCCTTACCCGGCAGCGCGATTTCCCGTTAGGCACTCTGCTGTCCGGTCTGAACGGTATTGTCGTCATTGCGCTCGGGTACATGTTCAACTGGAACGATGCGCTGGCCTCCATGCTATCGATTTATGTCGGAGGCAAGGTGGTTGACACCATTCACATCCGACATGTAAAGGTGACCGCTTTTATTATCACCACTTGCAAGGATGCCATCCTTGCAAAACTGCTCCAAAAGCCGCGCGGCGTTACCGTCGTCCATACGCGAGGCGCCTTCTCCCACACGGAAAAGGATATGCTGATGACCGTGACAACCCGCTACGAATTGGCCGAGCTTCGCCGCATCATCCGGGAAACCGACCCGAAAGCGTTCGTCAACGTCGTCCCGACTGTCGGGGTGCTGGGCGAATTCAGGCGCACTTGA
- a CDS encoding YesL family protein, with the protein MNGFMGGLYRITEWIMRFSVTNVLWVLCSAPFFFFGLSLLTAENTEQIRSVLYLMAAVAPFTLFPATTAMFTVVRKWIMGQEDAPLLRTFFKGFKDNYVQSLLGGLLYTVIYAVMIMNFQFYSAQANLSGILAIMFLVFMVVLGISAFHFFSLTAHMYMSTLQLLKNSVLITIGRPLTSIMIALSAGVILYISFYQFPFLIPFFMGSLIAYMAFWHFYRVYQKALDIQKQKEEAEAAADEEDMDMLERAEADLTEESSKK; encoded by the coding sequence ATGAACGGATTTATGGGTGGGTTGTACCGTATTACGGAATGGATTATGCGCTTCTCAGTGACCAATGTGCTGTGGGTGCTGTGCTCCGCCCCGTTTTTTTTCTTCGGACTTAGCTTGCTTACAGCGGAAAATACGGAACAAATACGGAGCGTGCTCTACTTGATGGCTGCCGTAGCCCCCTTTACCTTGTTTCCGGCAACTACTGCCATGTTTACGGTTGTGCGCAAGTGGATTATGGGGCAGGAGGATGCCCCCCTGCTGCGCACCTTTTTCAAGGGATTTAAGGACAATTATGTGCAAAGCCTGTTGGGCGGCTTGCTGTATACTGTGATCTATGCGGTCATGATCATGAACTTCCAGTTTTACAGCGCACAAGCGAACCTATCCGGAATTTTGGCTATCATGTTCCTTGTATTTATGGTCGTGCTCGGCATTTCAGCCTTCCATTTCTTTTCGCTGACAGCGCACATGTATATGTCGACATTGCAGCTCTTGAAAAATTCGGTGCTGATCACCATAGGCCGACCGCTTACCTCCATCATGATTGCGTTATCGGCTGGCGTCATCCTTTACATAAGCTTTTATCAGTTTCCTTTTCTGATCCCGTTTTTTATGGGCAGCCTGATTGCGTATATGGCGTTCTGGCACTTTTATCGCGTGTATCAGAAGGCGTTGGATATCCAGAAGCAGAAGGAAGAAGCGGAAGCGGCCGCCGATGAAGAGGACATGGACATGCTTGAACGGGCCGAGGCGGATTTGACAGAGGAATCGTCCAAGAAATAA